The DNA window TGCGGCCCATGTTTCGGTAACCCAGATGCGGGCGCTCGGTGTTGTAGTGGACGAGCCAGGCGTCGAGATCGGCCTGGAGCGCCTCGACGGTCTCGTAGAAGGTCTCGCGCATCTTCACGCGGAAGAACTCCTCCAGCACCGTGCCGTTGAACCGCTCGACGAAGCCGTTGGTTTTCGGCGTGCGGACCTTGGTGCGGCGATGCTCGATGGCGTTGAGGTCGAGATAGAGCTCGTAGGGGTGCTTTTCGGTGCCGCAGAATTCGCGACCGTTATCGGTCAGCACCGCCTTCACCGGCAGGTCCAGGGCGCGGTAGAAGGGCAGCACGTCGTTGTGCAGGACTGCGACCGCCGCCTCGGGCTGCTTAGAAACGTGCAGGAAGCCGAAGGCGTAGCTGCCGAAGGTGTCGACGACCGCGTGCAGATAGACCTTGCCGATCCCTTTCAGCGTGCCGACGAAGAACGTGTCGGCCGAGAGCAGCTCGCCGGGAGTGCCTGATTCCACGTGTCGTTCCCGAAAGCACGGGTTCTGCTTCTCGAGGAAGGCGGCCTGTTCGGCAGTGATCTCGATGGTCTGGCCCGCATGGGCGTCCTCGAGCGCCAGCCAGCGGTCGTAGCGCGTGCCCAGGCGGTTTTCGTTCAGGATCTTCTGGATGGTGATCGAGGAGACCCGCACGCCCTCGAGCGCCAGCATCGCCTCGAAGCGGTTGCAGCCATAGGCCGGATGTTCGAGCGCCAGCGCCTTGATCCGCTCGACCGTCTCCGGCGAGGTCGTTTGAGGGTGGGTCTTGTGGATCGGCGGCAGGTCCTTCAGCCCCTCGAAGCCGTGGGTCTGAAACCGACGTTTCCACTCGTAGAAGCTGGTGCGGTCCATGCCGCGCTGGCGGCAGGCCTCGGCCACGTTGCCGAGTTCTTTCGCCAGTTCCAGAACGCTCATGCGGTTTTGCGCGATCTTGGTCTTCGCATCACGAGCCTTGGGTTTCGTCGCTTTCGGTGTTCCATCCATGGCGGAGTCCTCCTTCCCCAAAATAGCATGGAAAGAAGGTTAAGTGGACACACCCCCGGCCTTGCGCATCATCGCAGACGACCTCTGGTCTCGGGTCAAACAGCGTCAGGGCGCAATCCGCGAAGATATCCTGAGCGAACGGGCCGCCGATCCCGACGCCCCCCAAATCGAGCGCGGCCATCGCCCGCGCTATCTGCTGTCGGGGCTTCTGACCTGCGGCTGCTGCGGCTCGGGCTATATCATGATCAGTGACAGCCGCCTGGGCTGTGCCGCGGCCCGGAACTCCGGGACCTGCACCAATCGCAAGACCATCAAGCGGCTCGATGTGGAAGCGCGTGTACTTGACGGGCTGAAGACACAGCTGATGCATCCTGACCTGGTGGCGGAGTTCATCGCGGAGTTTCACCGGGAGATGGAGAAGGATCGGCTCGAGGCCGAGGCCGGACGGGTCGAGGCGGAGCGTGCGCTGTCGAAGGTAACAAAGGAGATCGACAACATCGTCACGGCGATCACGGAAGGCATGTTTCATCCGAGTATGAAGGCGAAAATGGATGCGCTCGAGGCTCAGAAGGGTCAGCTTGAGGCAAAACTGACCGCCCTGCCCGCGCGGAGCCCGGTGGTCCTGCACCCGGGGCTGGCGGATGTTTACGCGGCGAAGGTTTCGGATCTGGCGGCTGCGCTGAACGATCCGGAAAGCCGCCCCGAGGCGGTGGAGATCCTGCGCGGTCTGATCGAGAAGATCGTGCTGAGCCCCGACGCGGATGCCGCGAACGGGCATGTGATTGAGCTGTATGGGGAGCTTGGGTCGATTTTGTCGTTGTGCGGCAATGGGATGTGTCAAAATGCCAACGCCCGCGGTGTTAGCGCGGGCGTGAGGCAAGTGACTATGGTTGCGGGGGTAGGATTTGAACCTACGACCTTCAGGTTATGAGCCTGACGAGCTACCGGGCTGCTCCACCCCGCGCCAATACTGTGCTTTTGAGTGCACAGGGGTTTCGTCCCATTGGTTTATCGGTATTGGGACGAGATATCGTATTGAGAGTTACATGGCTCTTTCTAGGTTTGGCGGCGACCTACTCTCCCACGTCTTGAGACGCAGTACCATCGGCGCGACGGCACTTAACGGCCGGGTTCGGAATGGAGCCGGGTGTTTTGCTCGTGCTATGACCACCAAACCGAGGAAGAGCCATATTCCAAGTCGCGTACACTGGGGATGTGTTGCTTTTGAGCAGTATAGCTTGGCTATTACTGGATCAAATCAAGCCTATCGGACAATTAGTACCGGTCAACTGAACGCATTGCTGCGCTTACATCTCCGGCCTATCGACGTGGTGGTCTACCACGGTCCTCAAGGGATACCTTGTTTTGAGGGGGGCTTCCCGCTTAGATGCCTTCAGCGGTTATCCTGTCCGATCATAGCTACCCTGCACTGCCGTTGGCACGACAACAGGTCCACCAGTGGATCGTTCACCCCGGTCCTCTCGTACTAGGGGCAACTCCTCTCAAGTATCCTACACCCACGGAAGATAGGGACCGAACTGTCTCACGACGTTCTAAACCCAGCTCACGTACCTCTTTAAACGGCGAACAGCCGTACCCTTGGGACCTGCTCCAGCCCCAGGATGAGATGAGCCGACATCGAGGTGCCAAACACTGCCGTCGATATGGACTCTTGGGCAGTATCAGCCTGTTATCCCCGGCGTACCTTTTATCCGTTGAGCGATGGCCCTTCCACTCGGGACCACCGGATCACTATGGCCGACTTTCGTCTCTGCTCGACTTGTCAGTCTTGCAGTCAGGCTGGCTTCTGCCATTGCACTCAACGAGCGATTTCCGACCGCTCTGAGCCAACCTTCGCGCGCCTCCGTTACTATTTGGGAGGCGACCGCCCCAGTCAAACTACCCGCCACACAGGGTCCCGGATCCGGATAACGGACCGCGGTTAGACATCAAGCAGGAGAAGGGTGGTATCTCAAGGGAGGCTCCACCAGAACTGGCGTCCTGGTTTCAAAGCCTACCACCTATCCTGCACATCGCATGCCTGATGCCAGTGTGAAGCTGTAGTGAAGGTGCACGGGGTCTTTCCGTCTAACCGCGGGAAGCCTGCATCTTGACAGGCAATTCAATTTCGCTGAGTCGATGTTGGAGACAGCGGGGAAGTCGTTACGCCATTCGTGCAGGTCGGAACTTACCCGACAAGGAATTTCGCTACCTTAGGACCGTTATAGTTAC is part of the Rhodovulum sp. MB263 genome and encodes:
- a CDS encoding IS481 family transposase, with amino-acid sequence MDGTPKATKPKARDAKTKIAQNRMSVLELAKELGNVAEACRQRGMDRTSFYEWKRRFQTHGFEGLKDLPPIHKTHPQTTSPETVERIKALALEHPAYGCNRFEAMLALEGVRVSSITIQKILNENRLGTRYDRWLALEDAHAGQTIEITAEQAAFLEKQNPCFRERHVESGTPGELLSADTFFVGTLKGIGKVYLHAVVDTFGSYAFGFLHVSKQPEAAVAVLHNDVLPFYRALDLPVKAVLTDNGREFCGTEKHPYELYLDLNAIEHRRTKVRTPKTNGFVERFNGTVLEEFFRVKMRETFYETVEALQADLDAWLVHYNTERPHLGYRNMGRSPIETVMSFVSQEG